One segment of Gemmatimonadota bacterium DNA contains the following:
- a CDS encoding carbon-nitrogen hydrolase family protein, producing the protein MRVAGVQMDLKLAATEQNLTRVFDAMQTASRAGADLAVFPECALTGYCFYDLEEARAYAQPVPGPYTERLERHCRDLDLHVIIGLLEADGSSIYNSAAFIAPNGLIGHYRKIHLPYLGIDRFLSPGDRPFRVYDSDVGQIGLNICYDAAFPESARVMMLHDAELIALPTNWPVGADCNTEFVVNTRAFENRVNYIAVNRVGRERGTNFIGQSKIVDFTGRTLAEGDRSREEIIFADLDLAGAREKHIVNVAKAYELDRLEDRRVEFYGPIVEGEKP; encoded by the coding sequence ATACGGGTCGCCGGCGTGCAGATGGACCTGAAACTCGCCGCGACCGAGCAGAATCTCACCAGGGTCTTCGACGCCATGCAGACGGCCTCCCGCGCGGGAGCGGACCTGGCCGTGTTTCCCGAGTGCGCGCTGACCGGGTACTGTTTCTACGACCTGGAGGAAGCCCGGGCGTACGCCCAGCCCGTTCCCGGGCCTTACACCGAGCGCCTGGAACGGCATTGCCGGGATCTCGACCTCCACGTCATCATCGGCCTGCTGGAGGCGGATGGGTCAAGCATATACAATTCAGCGGCCTTCATCGCGCCTAACGGGCTGATCGGCCACTACCGCAAGATCCATCTGCCCTATCTCGGGATCGACCGTTTCCTGTCCCCCGGCGACCGCCCTTTTCGCGTGTATGATTCGGATGTGGGCCAGATCGGGCTCAATATCTGTTACGACGCGGCGTTTCCGGAGAGCGCCCGCGTGATGATGCTCCATGACGCGGAATTGATCGCCCTGCCCACGAACTGGCCGGTCGGCGCGGACTGCAACACCGAGTTCGTGGTCAACACGCGCGCCTTCGAGAACCGCGTCAATTACATCGCCGTGAACCGGGTCGGGCGGGAGCGCGGGACCAATTTCATCGGACAGAGCAAGATCGTCGATTTCACCGGGCGCACGCTGGCCGAAGGAGACCGGTCACGCGAGGAGATCATCTTCGCCGACCTGGACCTTGCCGGCGCTCGCGAGAAGCACATCGTGAACGTGGCCAAGGCCTATGAACTCGACCGCCTGGAAGACCGCCGGGTGGAGTTCTACGGACCCATCGTCGAGGGAGAAAAACCTTGA